The Streptomyces sp. NBC_01775 genome includes a region encoding these proteins:
- a CDS encoding M24 family metallopeptidase: MIGNTSAGLRGSRAGLRGVKADLQGFREVQQLSYACAESVAARLVPGVTERDAARMQREWLRERGVRDWFHLPFAWFGDRTAFTGFRIPLQFFPTNRKLEPGMPFILDMAPIHHGYTSDIGYSGCLGPNPVHQRLMSDLRDHRELILAEVRERRPLREIYEDVERLMVRQGYANRHRAYPFGVMAHKVDRVSDRRWSPTLFGFGTNSLKGLAKDALHGHRDGWSPLWSPHRFSDHPPQPGLWAVEPHLGFRGTGAKFEEILVVTDSQDPEESAFWLDDDLPHVRLRQKEASTV, encoded by the coding sequence ATGATCGGTAATACCTCCGCCGGCCTGCGGGGATCCAGGGCCGGCCTGCGGGGCGTCAAGGCTGATTTGCAGGGCTTCAGAGAAGTGCAGCAGCTGAGCTACGCGTGCGCGGAGTCGGTGGCCGCCCGGCTGGTGCCGGGGGTGACGGAGCGGGACGCCGCGCGCATGCAGCGCGAGTGGCTGCGTGAGCGCGGCGTGCGGGACTGGTTCCATCTCCCCTTCGCCTGGTTCGGGGACCGCACCGCCTTCACCGGCTTCAGGATCCCGCTCCAGTTCTTCCCGACGAACCGGAAGCTGGAGCCCGGCATGCCCTTCATCCTGGACATGGCGCCCATCCACCACGGATACACCTCGGACATCGGTTATTCCGGCTGTCTGGGCCCCAACCCCGTGCACCAGCGGCTGATGTCGGATCTGCGCGACCACCGCGAGCTGATACTGGCCGAGGTGCGCGAGCGCCGTCCGCTGCGGGAGATCTACGAGGACGTCGAGCGGCTGATGGTCCGGCAGGGATATGCCAACAGGCACCGCGCGTACCCCTTCGGAGTCATGGCCCACAAGGTCGACCGCGTGAGCGACCGCCGCTGGTCCCCCACTCTCTTCGGCTTCGGCACCAACTCCCTCAAGGGGCTGGCCAAGGACGCGCTGCACGGCCACAGGGACGGCTGGTCTCCGCTGTGGAGCCCGCACCGCTTCTCCGACCACCCTCCGCAGCCGGGGCTGTGGGCCGTCGAGCCGCACCTGGGCTTCCGTGGCACCGGCGCGAAGTTCGAGGAGATCCTGGTCGTCACCGACTCCCAGGACCCCGAGGAGAGCGCCTTTTGGCTCGATGACGATCTGCCGCATGTGCGGCTTCGGCAGAAGGAGGCAAGCACCGTATGA
- a CDS encoding HAD family hydrolase — MNQDSGPAFPYRLIATDLDGTLLRSDDTVSERTRAALSAACARGAVHVVVTGRAVPWTKHVLEDLGYRGLAVCGQGSQVYDAGSGRLLTSVTLDRRVAELALAKIEKEVGPLALAASRDGVDGEVVVGPGYRVREGPLPSVPFEDRAALWAHPLNKLYLQHPELDDDALAKAAREAAGDLVAVTMSGEDIVEMLPLGLSKAKGLALAARRLKVHSAETLAFGDMPNDIPMFAWAGHGVAMENAHEELLSVADEVTSSNDEEGIALVLERLLGES, encoded by the coding sequence GTGAACCAGGACAGCGGCCCGGCCTTCCCCTACCGACTGATCGCCACCGATCTCGACGGCACGCTGCTGCGCTCCGACGACACCGTCTCGGAGCGCACCCGCGCCGCGCTGAGCGCCGCGTGCGCGCGCGGTGCCGTCCACGTCGTGGTCACGGGCCGGGCCGTCCCCTGGACCAAGCACGTCCTTGAGGACCTCGGGTACCGGGGCCTGGCGGTGTGCGGCCAGGGCTCTCAGGTCTACGACGCGGGCTCCGGCCGGCTGCTGACCTCCGTCACGCTCGACCGGAGAGTGGCCGAACTGGCCCTCGCCAAGATCGAGAAGGAGGTCGGCCCCCTCGCGCTGGCCGCCTCCCGGGACGGGGTGGACGGCGAGGTCGTCGTCGGTCCCGGATACCGCGTGCGGGAAGGGCCGCTGCCCTCCGTCCCGTTCGAGGACCGCGCCGCGCTGTGGGCCCATCCGCTCAACAAGCTTTATCTCCAGCATCCGGAGCTCGACGACGACGCGCTGGCGAAGGCCGCACGGGAGGCCGCCGGAGACCTGGTGGCCGTCACGATGTCCGGCGAGGACATCGTGGAGATGCTGCCCCTCGGTCTCAGCAAGGCCAAGGGCCTCGCCCTGGCAGCCCGCCGCCTGAAGGTGCACTCCGCCGAGACGCTCGCCTTCGGCGACATGCCCAACGACATCCCGATGTTCGCCTGGGCCGGCCACGGCGTCGCCATGGAGAACGCCCACGAGGAACTGCTGTCGGTCGCCGACGAGGTGACGTCCTCGAACGACGAGGAAGGCATCGCGCTCGTCCTGGAGCGCCTCCTCGGAGAGAGCTAG
- a CDS encoding CynX/NimT family MFS transporter, which yields MSPSPKEGLSTEELIEAELFDAEEDLAPSPPVAAARGRLRTHPVLLLVGIVLASLNMRAALAGVSPVLGEISDHFGMTSTISSLVTTIPLIFMGVISPLAPKLARRWGTETVLLGALVLLAGGIALRIAPPMVTLFAGCAVVGSGIALLNVLMPGLIKRDFPDKAAGMTALYSTAMILGATVSAAAAVPLEHALGGWRGSLVSWALLAAVAACAWLPQVVLSREGTRHGQAAAVSAPRTDQGQGQGQGQAGPKLTRSPIAWQITLFMGSQSLIAYVTIAWLPTLLTDHGMSRATAGLVFAFSTLVQMGGSFLVPTLAGRMRGQRLLCAAVAVFMAVGLTGLLVAPVGGAWVWATLLGLGQGGALGIALTLMVLRSGDAHTAARLSGMAQTWGYLLAAAGPVVLGAVHQATGGWTVPIALLLCVCAGLVLLGLGAGKDRKIGDVAA from the coding sequence ATGTCGCCGTCCCCGAAGGAAGGGCTCAGTACGGAAGAGCTCATAGAGGCCGAGCTGTTCGACGCCGAGGAGGATCTCGCTCCGTCGCCTCCCGTCGCGGCGGCGCGCGGCCGACTGCGTACGCATCCGGTGCTGCTGTTGGTGGGCATCGTGCTCGCCTCTTTGAACATGCGCGCCGCGCTCGCCGGAGTATCGCCCGTACTCGGTGAGATCAGCGACCACTTCGGGATGACCTCGACGATCAGCAGCCTGGTCACCACCATTCCGCTCATCTTCATGGGCGTGATCTCACCCCTGGCGCCCAAGCTGGCACGCCGGTGGGGGACCGAAACGGTGCTGCTCGGGGCGCTCGTCCTGCTCGCCGGCGGCATCGCGCTGCGGATCGCGCCGCCCATGGTGACGCTCTTCGCGGGCTGTGCGGTGGTCGGTTCGGGCATCGCGCTGCTCAACGTGCTGATGCCGGGCCTGATCAAGCGGGACTTCCCGGACAAGGCCGCCGGGATGACGGCGCTGTACTCGACGGCGATGATCCTGGGCGCGACCGTCTCCGCCGCCGCTGCCGTGCCGTTGGAGCACGCTTTGGGCGGATGGCGCGGTTCGCTCGTCTCCTGGGCGCTGCTGGCCGCTGTCGCGGCCTGCGCCTGGCTGCCGCAGGTGGTGCTCTCCCGCGAGGGCACCCGCCACGGTCAGGCGGCAGCCGTATCGGCGCCCCGGACCGACCAGGGGCAAGGGCAGGGGCAGGGGCAGGCCGGGCCGAAGCTGACGCGCTCCCCGATCGCCTGGCAGATCACGCTGTTCATGGGTTCGCAGTCGCTGATCGCGTACGTGACCATCGCCTGGCTTCCGACGCTCCTCACCGACCACGGGATGAGCAGGGCGACGGCCGGTCTGGTCTTCGCGTTCAGCACGCTGGTGCAGATGGGCGGCTCGTTCCTCGTGCCGACCCTCGCCGGGCGGATGCGCGGCCAGCGGCTGTTGTGTGCGGCGGTCGCGGTGTTCATGGCCGTGGGCCTCACCGGTCTGCTGGTCGCGCCGGTGGGTGGGGCCTGGGTGTGGGCGACGCTGCTCGGGCTGGGCCAGGGCGGGGCGCTCGGTATCGCGCTGACGCTGATGGTGCTGCGCTCCGGGGACGCGCACACGGCGGCTCGGCTGTCCGGTATGGCACAGACGTGGGGCTATCTGCTGGCCGCCGCGGGGCCCGTGGTGCTGGGCGCCGTGCACCAGGCGACCGGAGGATGGACCGTCCCGATCGCCCTGCTGCTGTGCGTGTGCGCCGGGCTGGTGCTGCTCGGCCTCGGCGCCGGCAAGGACCGCAAGATCGGGGACGTCGCGGCCTGA
- a CDS encoding ABC transporter ATP-binding protein, whose protein sequence is MTVIATESLSKRYPRVTALDRLTVGIEPGVTGLVGANGAGKSTLIKILLGLAPATEGTASVLGMDVSTQGGAIRERVGYMPEHDCLPPDVSATEFVVHMARMSGLPPTAARERTADTLRHVGLYEERYRPMGGYSTGMKQRVKLAQALVHDPRLVLLDEPTNGLDPVGRDEMLGLIRRVHRDFGISVLVTSHLLGELERTSDHVVVIDGGKLLRSSSTADFTQHTAVLAVEVTDTDRHPDGTKALRAALGDAGLSLRAPGPDSAVAPGAGHLVTVDIDDESVYDTVRDTAAELGLGLVRMEQRRHQISEVFTEGSAGDVA, encoded by the coding sequence GTGACTGTGATCGCGACCGAAAGCCTCAGCAAGCGGTACCCGAGGGTGACCGCACTCGACCGGCTGACCGTCGGCATAGAACCGGGCGTTACGGGCCTGGTGGGTGCCAACGGCGCCGGCAAATCCACCCTGATCAAGATCCTTCTCGGGCTGGCACCCGCGACCGAAGGCACGGCCAGCGTCCTCGGCATGGATGTGAGCACCCAGGGCGGCGCGATCCGGGAGCGCGTCGGATACATGCCGGAGCACGACTGCCTGCCGCCGGACGTGTCCGCCACCGAGTTCGTCGTCCACATGGCGCGCATGTCGGGGCTGCCGCCCACGGCGGCCCGCGAGCGCACCGCCGACACCCTGCGGCATGTGGGCCTCTACGAAGAGCGCTACCGCCCCATGGGCGGCTACTCGACGGGCATGAAGCAGCGCGTCAAGCTCGCGCAGGCCCTCGTGCACGACCCCCGGCTCGTTCTCCTGGACGAGCCCACCAACGGCCTCGACCCGGTCGGCCGGGACGAGATGCTCGGCCTGATCCGCCGCGTCCACCGGGACTTCGGCATCTCCGTGCTGGTCACCTCGCACCTCCTCGGCGAGCTCGAGCGCACCAGCGACCATGTCGTCGTCATCGACGGCGGCAAGCTCCTGCGCTCCTCCTCCACGGCCGACTTCACCCAGCACACGGCCGTACTGGCCGTCGAGGTCACCGACACCGACCGGCATCCGGACGGCACCAAGGCCCTGCGCGCCGCCCTCGGCGATGCGGGGCTCTCCCTGCGCGCCCCGGGCCCCGACAGCGCGGTCGCGCCCGGCGCCGGCCACCTGGTCACCGTCGACATCGACGACGAGTCGGTTTACGACACCGTCCGCGACACCGCGGCCGAACTCGGCCTGGGGCTGGTCCGCATGGAACAGCGCAGGCACCAGATCTCCGAGGTCTTCACCGAAGGGAGCGCCGGCGATGTCGCCTGA
- a CDS encoding TIGR03086 family metal-binding protein: MSATPVIPDPRPVYERAAGQLATLIAATRPGDLDAPTPCAEYDVRSLLGHVSSGATRVANAAEGGTSEGEDVPVWTADLPADRWSRTYDEARARMTAAWADDEKLDALVTVPWGRMPGRIVLAGSVMETVAHSWDLAEAIGWEDPLDPELGEFALAAAHQALPAEGREHAPFGEVREVPEDADVYARLAAWLGRDPEWDGGGVRGSAREGLSALKDAVRGSVLVPDDEGYDEERGGFQLGAWHRPEVLVAARNAEDVQAAVDYAHRHGLPLAVQATGHGLSRAARKGVLISTRHMTGIRIDAEERTAWIEAGVRAADLVAEAARHGLAPVNGSAPGVGVVSYTLGGGVGLLGRQFGYAADHVRRIDLVTGDAWALQVTAKSDPELFWGLRGGGGGFGVVTGMEIGLVPVERIFGGRLVFDGGQVAEEVLRTWQAWTASVPEELTSAVTLLPMPDFPGVPEPLRGRYLAQVHIAFNGSPEEGEKLVGPLRSIGSLLVDELREMPYAESATVFSEPDTPRSYRSTNLLLSDALEGDVLRTVLREAGPDAEAMCVLGMRHLGGAFSRTPEVPNAVSNKEAAYLLGVLSPLEGPGEEAVRALHERVLSPAHDRMAGRSLNFLYGPQDEETVRPVFGEETTVRLKRLKAAHDPKGILQFNHWAPERD, translated from the coding sequence GTGAGCGCCACACCTGTGATCCCCGACCCCCGGCCGGTGTACGAGCGTGCGGCCGGACAACTGGCCACGCTGATCGCCGCCACCCGGCCCGGCGACCTGGACGCGCCGACGCCCTGCGCGGAGTACGACGTGCGCTCGCTGCTCGGCCACGTCAGCAGCGGGGCCACACGTGTCGCGAACGCGGCCGAGGGGGGCACCTCGGAGGGCGAGGACGTGCCCGTGTGGACGGCGGACCTTCCGGCCGACCGCTGGTCCCGGACGTATGACGAGGCGCGCGCCCGGATGACGGCCGCGTGGGCGGACGACGAGAAGCTGGACGCGCTGGTGACCGTGCCCTGGGGACGAATGCCGGGCCGGATCGTTCTGGCGGGCTCGGTGATGGAAACGGTGGCCCACAGCTGGGACCTTGCCGAGGCCATCGGCTGGGAGGACCCGCTGGACCCTGAACTGGGTGAGTTCGCGCTGGCGGCGGCACATCAGGCGCTGCCCGCCGAGGGACGCGAGCACGCACCGTTCGGGGAGGTTCGCGAGGTACCGGAGGACGCCGATGTGTACGCACGGCTGGCGGCCTGGCTGGGCCGCGATCCGGAATGGGACGGCGGGGGCGTCCGGGGGAGCGCGCGGGAGGGTCTGAGTGCGCTCAAGGACGCGGTGCGCGGCAGCGTGCTCGTACCGGATGACGAGGGATACGACGAGGAGCGCGGCGGTTTCCAGCTGGGGGCCTGGCACCGCCCCGAGGTGCTCGTCGCGGCACGGAACGCCGAGGACGTTCAGGCAGCGGTCGACTACGCGCACCGGCACGGGCTGCCGCTGGCCGTACAGGCGACCGGGCACGGTCTGAGCCGGGCCGCGAGGAAGGGCGTGCTGATCAGCACGCGCCATATGACGGGCATCCGGATCGACGCGGAGGAGCGCACGGCGTGGATCGAGGCAGGGGTTCGCGCGGCCGACCTGGTCGCCGAGGCGGCCCGCCACGGCCTCGCCCCGGTCAACGGCTCGGCGCCCGGTGTCGGCGTGGTCTCGTACACACTCGGCGGCGGAGTCGGGCTGCTGGGACGGCAGTTCGGGTACGCGGCCGACCACGTGCGGCGGATCGACCTCGTCACGGGTGACGCGTGGGCGCTCCAGGTGACCGCTAAGAGCGACCCGGAGCTGTTCTGGGGTCTGCGCGGGGGAGGCGGCGGCTTCGGGGTGGTGACGGGCATGGAGATCGGGCTCGTACCCGTGGAGCGGATCTTCGGCGGCAGGCTCGTCTTCGACGGCGGCCAGGTCGCCGAGGAGGTGCTGCGGACGTGGCAGGCGTGGACCGCGTCGGTACCCGAGGAGCTGACCTCGGCGGTGACGCTGCTGCCGATGCCCGACTTCCCCGGGGTGCCCGAGCCGCTGCGTGGCCGCTACCTCGCACAGGTGCACATCGCCTTCAACGGCTCACCGGAGGAAGGCGAAAAACTGGTCGGGCCGCTGCGTTCGATCGGCTCCCTGCTGGTGGACGAGCTGCGGGAGATGCCGTACGCGGAGTCGGCCACGGTCTTCAGCGAACCGGATACTCCGCGCTCCTACCGCAGCACCAACCTGCTGCTCTCCGACGCGCTGGAGGGTGACGTGCTGCGCACCGTGCTGCGGGAGGCGGGACCGGACGCCGAGGCGATGTGCGTGCTGGGCATGCGTCACCTGGGCGGCGCGTTCTCCCGTACTCCGGAGGTGCCGAACGCTGTGAGCAACAAGGAGGCGGCCTATCTGCTGGGCGTGCTCTCCCCGTTGGAAGGACCGGGCGAGGAGGCGGTGCGCGCGTTGCACGAGAGGGTGCTGTCCCCGGCGCACGACCGGATGGCGGGCCGCAGCCTCAACTTCCTCTACGGGCCCCAGGACGAGGAGACCGTACGACCCGTGTTCGGAGAGGAGACGACGGTCCGGCTGAAGCGCCTGAAGGCCGCACACGACCCGAAGGGCATCCTCCAGTTCAACCACTGGGCTCCTGAGCGAGATTGA
- a CDS encoding ABC transporter permease subunit, producing the protein MYNPTVARLTYRALLGRRRALLLCALPALLIVVAAVVRAMNGADDAVAGQLLGGFALATMVPLIGVIAGTGAIGPEIDDGSVVYLLSKPVKRTSIIVTKLIVATGVTAVFSAVPVLVAGFILNGNSQQIAVAYALAAVVASIAYSALFLMLGTLSRHAVVIGLAYALIWEALFGSLVSGAKTLSVQQWALALAEKVAGSGADVTSDVALPAAVTLIVIVTVGGTLFAGQKLRTLTLAGEE; encoded by the coding sequence ATGTACAACCCCACAGTCGCGCGGCTGACGTATCGCGCGCTCCTTGGCCGCCGGCGCGCGCTCCTCCTGTGCGCGCTTCCGGCCCTGCTGATCGTCGTCGCCGCCGTCGTACGCGCCATGAACGGCGCCGATGACGCGGTGGCCGGCCAACTGCTGGGCGGCTTCGCGCTGGCGACGATGGTGCCGCTGATCGGCGTGATCGCCGGAACCGGCGCGATCGGGCCCGAGATCGACGACGGATCCGTGGTCTACCTGCTGTCCAAGCCCGTCAAGCGCACGTCCATCATCGTCACCAAGCTCATCGTGGCGACCGGAGTAACGGCCGTTTTCTCCGCGGTGCCCGTGCTCGTCGCCGGGTTCATCCTGAACGGCAACAGCCAGCAGATCGCGGTCGCCTACGCGCTCGCCGCCGTCGTCGCCTCGATCGCCTACAGCGCGCTGTTCCTGATGCTGGGCACCCTCAGCAGGCACGCGGTCGTCATCGGCCTGGCGTACGCGCTGATCTGGGAGGCCCTTTTCGGCAGCCTCGTATCCGGCGCCAAGACCCTCAGCGTCCAGCAGTGGGCGCTCGCGCTGGCCGAGAAGGTGGCGGGCAGCGGCGCCGATGTGACCTCGGACGTGGCGCTTCCCGCCGCCGTCACCCTGATCGTCATCGTCACCGTCGGCGGCACCCTGTTCGCGGGCCAGAAGCTGCGCACGCTGACCCTGGCGGGGGAGGAGTAG
- a CDS encoding ABC transporter ATP-binding protein, with amino-acid sequence MSTLRIDRTSRWFGNVVAVNDITMNIGPGVTGLLGPNGAGKSTLIHMMGGFLAPSNGSVTLDNTPIWRNEQSYRHIGLVPEREGMYDFLTAREFVLANAELHQLPDPRAAAAEALATVEMEYAQDRRISTYSKGMRQRVKMASALVHQPSVLLLDEPFNGMDPRQRMQLMELLRKMGDEGRTVLFSSHILEEVEQLASHIEVIVAGRHAASGDFRKIRRLMTDRPHRYLVRSSDDRQLAAALIADGSTAGIELDQAEQALRIQAIDFTRFTELLPRVAREHGIRLYTVSPSDESLESVFSYLVAA; translated from the coding sequence ATGAGCACACTCCGCATCGACCGCACCTCCCGCTGGTTCGGGAACGTCGTCGCGGTCAACGACATCACCATGAACATCGGCCCCGGCGTCACCGGCCTCCTCGGCCCCAACGGCGCGGGCAAATCCACGCTCATCCACATGATGGGCGGCTTCCTGGCCCCCTCCAACGGCAGCGTCACCCTGGACAACACCCCGATCTGGCGCAACGAGCAGTCCTACCGGCACATCGGCCTCGTGCCCGAGCGCGAGGGCATGTACGACTTCCTCACGGCCCGCGAGTTCGTCCTCGCCAACGCCGAACTGCACCAGCTCCCCGACCCCCGCGCCGCCGCGGCGGAGGCGCTGGCGACGGTCGAGATGGAGTACGCCCAAGACCGCCGCATCTCCACCTACTCCAAGGGCATGCGCCAGCGCGTGAAGATGGCTTCCGCCCTGGTGCACCAGCCGTCCGTGCTCCTGCTGGACGAGCCGTTCAACGGCATGGACCCCCGCCAGCGCATGCAACTGATGGAGCTGCTGCGCAAGATGGGTGACGAGGGGCGCACGGTGCTCTTCTCCTCGCACATCCTGGAGGAGGTCGAGCAGCTCGCCTCCCACATCGAGGTGATCGTCGCCGGACGGCACGCGGCCAGCGGAGACTTCCGCAAGATCCGCCGTCTGATGACCGACCGGCCGCACCGCTACCTGGTGCGCTCCAGCGACGACCGGCAGCTCGCCGCGGCCCTCATCGCCGACGGCTCCACCGCGGGCATCGAGCTGGACCAGGCCGAGCAGGCGCTGCGCATCCAGGCCATCGACTTCACCCGCTTCACCGAACTGCTCCCGCGCGTCGCGCGCGAGCACGGCATCCGGCTCTACACCGTCTCGCCCTCCGACGAGTCCCTGGAGAGCGTTTTCTCGTACCTCGTCGCGGCCTGA
- a CDS encoding helix-turn-helix transcriptional regulator, with translation MKSDRLLSILLILQTRERIPAAELAAELEVSARTIYRDIEALSVSGVPVYAERGRHGGIALLPGYRTDMTGLTTDEARALFVLAAQGAHAALGLDSALGSALRKVMAALPAPHRPAAELTSRRILIDPGRWLTGPRSEVDLDVLHTAVFADQRLRIRYRHGGSPEQHTYTVDPYGLVSKAGVWYLVADRQRRPALFRADRIGAAQLVEAPVRRRPGVELADAWEALRRRVEERPRAAEVTVRVHRTRFDMFARIVGPMFADAPDTDVEGDWITVRVAYSVLPAISQLLQFGTSVEVLEPPEARQEMARRAAGVTALYETGETPEVAPLYDGWD, from the coding sequence GTGAAATCCGATCGGCTGCTGTCCATCCTGCTCATACTCCAGACGCGCGAGCGGATACCCGCCGCCGAGCTGGCGGCGGAGCTGGAGGTCTCGGCCCGCACCATCTACCGCGACATCGAGGCGCTCTCGGTATCCGGAGTGCCGGTTTACGCCGAGCGGGGGCGGCACGGCGGCATCGCGTTGCTGCCCGGATACCGCACGGATATGACCGGGCTGACGACAGACGAGGCGCGTGCCTTGTTCGTGCTGGCGGCGCAGGGCGCCCACGCGGCGCTCGGCCTGGACAGCGCGCTCGGCTCGGCGCTGCGCAAGGTGATGGCCGCGCTGCCGGCGCCGCACCGGCCCGCCGCGGAGCTGACCAGCCGCCGGATTCTGATCGACCCGGGCCGCTGGCTGACCGGTCCGCGGTCCGAGGTCGACCTTGATGTGCTGCATACCGCTGTCTTCGCCGACCAGCGGCTGCGGATCCGTTACCGCCACGGCGGCAGCCCCGAGCAGCACACCTACACCGTTGACCCCTACGGCCTCGTCAGCAAGGCAGGTGTCTGGTATCTCGTGGCCGACCGGCAGCGCAGGCCCGCGCTCTTCCGCGCGGACCGCATCGGTGCCGCGCAGCTGGTCGAGGCTCCCGTACGCCGTCGCCCAGGGGTGGAGCTGGCCGATGCCTGGGAGGCGCTGCGCCGTCGTGTCGAGGAGCGGCCCAGGGCGGCCGAGGTGACGGTGCGGGTGCACCGCACGAGGTTCGACATGTTCGCCCGCATCGTCGGCCCCATGTTCGCCGACGCACCGGATACCGACGTGGAAGGCGACTGGATCACCGTGCGCGTCGCCTACTCCGTGCTCCCCGCCATCAGTCAGCTGCTCCAGTTCGGCACGTCCGTGGAGGTCCTTGAGCCGCCCGAGGCCCGCCAGGAGATGGCCCGCAGGGCGGCAGGGGTCACCGCGCTGTACGAGACGGGGGAGACCCCCGAGGTCGCCCCGCTCTACGACGGCTGGGACTGA
- a CDS encoding ABC transporter permease: MSPEPTATAPAAQRGQDVIHNIGYRGYEGPRLGRSYARRSLFTQTLRGAYGLGRSAKSKVLPMLLFAVVCLPAVIVVAVAAFAKTKQLEVGYAEYVLMLQPVLGIYLAAVAPQAISLDLRFKTAPLYFSRPIKNSDYVTAKYAAISGALFIFTAAPVLIMYIGSLLVKLDFSDQTKGAAQGLVFCVLFALLHAGIASYIAALTPRRGFGIAAIIVAITVPFFLITALQGIASTSENDSGIAWLGLGSPGTLMDGIQSKFLGGDSGFPMGATLSAAQGVSYLLVFAALTAGAYALLLRRYRKAGL; the protein is encoded by the coding sequence ATGTCGCCTGAGCCCACCGCCACGGCGCCCGCCGCACAGCGCGGCCAGGACGTCATCCACAACATCGGGTACCGCGGCTACGAAGGACCCCGGCTGGGCCGCTCGTACGCCAGGCGTTCGCTGTTCACCCAGACGCTGCGCGGCGCCTACGGACTGGGACGGTCCGCCAAGTCCAAGGTCTTGCCCATGCTGCTGTTCGCGGTGGTGTGTCTGCCGGCGGTCATCGTCGTCGCGGTCGCCGCGTTCGCCAAGACCAAGCAACTGGAGGTCGGATACGCGGAGTACGTGCTGATGCTCCAGCCGGTCCTCGGCATCTACCTCGCAGCTGTCGCACCCCAGGCGATCTCCCTCGACCTGCGGTTCAAGACCGCCCCGCTGTACTTCTCGCGGCCCATCAAGAACAGCGACTATGTGACGGCGAAGTACGCGGCGATCTCGGGTGCCCTGTTCATCTTCACCGCGGCACCCGTGCTCATCATGTACATCGGCTCCCTCCTGGTGAAGCTGGACTTCTCCGACCAGACCAAGGGCGCGGCCCAAGGACTCGTCTTCTGTGTGCTGTTCGCACTGCTGCACGCCGGGATCGCCTCCTACATCGCGGCGCTCACCCCACGCAGGGGCTTCGGTATCGCCGCGATCATCGTCGCGATCACCGTCCCGTTCTTCCTGATCACCGCGCTCCAGGGAATCGCGAGCACCTCCGAGAACGACTCCGGCATCGCCTGGCTCGGCCTGGGATCGCCAGGGACGCTCATGGACGGCATCCAGAGCAAGTTCCTCGGCGGGGACTCAGGATTCCCGATGGGGGCGACTCTCAGCGCTGCACAGGGCGTCAGCTACCTCCTCGTCTTCGCGGCGCTGACGGCCGGCGCGTACGCCCTCCTGCTGCGCCGCTACCGGAAGGCCGGACTGTGA
- a CDS encoding FadR/GntR family transcriptional regulator, whose protein sequence is MALQAAGRQSLVDTVVGELRAQLTAGEWPVGERIPTEHALAEQLQVGRNTVREAVRVLVHAGMLRSRQGEGTFVVATADPGDIMRGVQRADVRDVLELRIALEAEGARLAALRHRPADIARMRAALAAQAAFKNREGQPADGQYELYAEHDIEFHVAVVDAAHNAALSATYGWFSSSVRDALVASLRDRQMPRMHESDHHDLVDAIETGDPEVAERAARELLAKPKQAVEALLGTE, encoded by the coding sequence ATGGCGTTGCAGGCCGCTGGGCGGCAGTCGCTCGTGGACACCGTGGTCGGTGAACTGCGGGCGCAGCTCACCGCGGGCGAGTGGCCGGTCGGGGAGCGCATTCCCACCGAGCACGCGCTGGCCGAGCAGCTCCAGGTCGGGCGCAACACCGTCCGCGAGGCGGTCCGGGTGCTCGTGCACGCCGGGATGCTGCGCTCGCGCCAGGGCGAGGGCACCTTCGTCGTCGCGACGGCCGACCCCGGCGACATCATGCGCGGGGTGCAGCGCGCCGACGTACGGGACGTCCTGGAGCTGCGCATCGCGCTGGAGGCCGAGGGAGCGCGGCTGGCGGCCCTGCGGCACCGGCCGGCGGACATCGCCCGCATGCGCGCGGCCCTCGCCGCCCAGGCGGCCTTCAAGAACCGCGAGGGCCAGCCCGCCGACGGGCAGTACGAGCTGTACGCGGAACACGACATCGAGTTCCACGTCGCCGTCGTGGACGCGGCGCACAACGCGGCCCTGAGCGCCACCTACGGGTGGTTCAGCAGCTCGGTACGAGACGCGCTGGTGGCGTCGCTGCGCGACCGGCAGATGCCGCGCATGCACGAATCCGACCACCACGATCTGGTGGACGCCATCGAGACCGGCGACCCGGAGGTCGCCGAGCGGGCGGCAAGGGAGCTGCTCGCCAAACCGAAACAGGCCGTCGAAGCGCTGCTCGGCACCGAGTGA